A single window of Sulfitobacter sp. JL08 DNA harbors:
- the rplM gene encoding 50S ribosomal protein L13: protein MKTFSATPADIDKKWILIDAEGVVLGRLASIVAMRLRGKHKPSFTPHMDMGDNVIIINAEKVQLTGKKREKPNYWHTGHPGGIKSRTTGEILEGKYPERVVTQAVKRMLPGNRLSRTQMTNLRVYAGTEHPHEAQSPEVLDVKSMNNKNTRS from the coding sequence ATGAAAACCTTTTCTGCAACACCGGCAGATATTGACAAGAAATGGATCCTGATCGACGCCGAGGGCGTGGTTCTGGGCCGTTTGGCGTCGATCGTTGCCATGCGCCTTCGGGGCAAACACAAGCCATCGTTCACGCCGCACATGGACATGGGCGACAACGTGATCATCATCAACGCCGAAAAGGTGCAGTTGACCGGCAAGAAACGTGAAAAGCCGAATTACTGGCACACGGGCCACCCCGGCGGGATCAAATCGCGCACAACAGGCGAAATCCTGGAAGGCAAATACCCCGAGCGCGTCGTGACGCAAGCTGTCAAACGCATGCTGCCCGGCAACCGCCTGTCGCGTACGCAGATGACCAATCTGCGCGTCTACGCCGGCACAGAGCACCCCCACGAGGCGCAAAGTCCCGAAGTTCTGGATGTCAAATCCATGAACAACAAAAACACCCGGAGCTGA
- the trmFO gene encoding methylenetetrahydrofolate--tRNA-(uracil(54)-C(5))-methyltransferase (FADH(2)-oxidizing) TrmFO has product MTETLHIVGGGMAGAEAAWQAAQSGVPVLIHEMRPKVETFAHKTGHLAEMVCSNSFRSDDDTQNAVGLLHWEMRAANGIIMAMADKHKLPAGGALAVDRDPFAASVTAALLAHPNISVAYGEITELPKDGYWIIATGPLTSGALGQAIQAETGAEALAFFDAIAPILYHDSIDMTRAWMQSRYDKGDTEEERTAYLNCPMDKDQYEAFIDALLAADKTEFHEGETAGYFDGCLPIEVMAERGRETLRFGPMKPVGLTNPHAPDVKPYAVVQLRRDNALGTLYNIVGFQTKMKYGAQTEVLRMIPGLEQASFARLGGIHRNTFLNSPTLLDQQMRLRSQPHIRFAGQITGVEGYVESAAMGLLAGRLAAGDILGKPLAPPPPTTAIGALITHITGGAEAKTFQPMNVNFGLFPPVDGLKSGRRGRKDRYQAYTDRAKGDFQAWLQSAVLDAA; this is encoded by the coding sequence ATGACCGAAACACTTCATATCGTTGGCGGCGGCATGGCCGGGGCCGAAGCCGCATGGCAGGCGGCCCAGTCGGGCGTGCCCGTGCTTATCCACGAAATGCGCCCCAAGGTGGAAACCTTTGCCCACAAGACAGGCCATCTTGCGGAAATGGTCTGTTCCAACTCGTTCCGCTCGGATGATGATACACAGAATGCTGTGGGGTTGCTGCACTGGGAAATGCGCGCGGCCAACGGGATCATCATGGCAATGGCCGACAAACACAAACTGCCCGCGGGCGGCGCATTGGCGGTTGATCGCGATCCGTTTGCCGCATCGGTGACAGCGGCCTTGCTGGCGCATCCCAACATTTCGGTCGCCTATGGCGAAATCACCGAATTGCCAAAGGACGGATATTGGATCATTGCCACCGGCCCGCTTACGTCGGGCGCCCTGGGGCAGGCCATTCAGGCCGAAACCGGGGCCGAGGCGTTGGCGTTTTTTGATGCCATCGCGCCGATCCTGTATCACGATTCGATCGATATGACGCGCGCCTGGATGCAATCGCGTTATGACAAGGGCGACACCGAAGAAGAGCGCACCGCCTACCTGAATTGTCCGATGGACAAGGATCAGTACGAGGCATTTATCGATGCGCTGCTGGCCGCAGACAAAACCGAATTTCACGAGGGCGAAACCGCCGGATATTTTGACGGCTGCCTGCCGATCGAGGTGATGGCCGAACGCGGGCGCGAAACGTTGCGCTTTGGCCCGATGAAACCGGTGGGTCTGACCAATCCGCATGCCCCGGATGTCAAACCCTATGCCGTGGTGCAGCTGCGCCGCGATAATGCATTGGGAACGCTTTATAACATCGTCGGATTTCAGACAAAAATGAAATACGGCGCCCAGACCGAGGTGTTGCGCATGATCCCCGGTCTGGAACAGGCCAGCTTTGCCCGTTTGGGTGGCATCCATCGCAATACGTTTCTGAATTCGCCGACCCTGCTGGATCAGCAGATGCGGCTGCGCAGCCAGCCCCATATCCGCTTTGCCGGCCAGATCACCGGTGTCGAAGGCTATGTGGAAAGCGCTGCCATGGGCCTTTTGGCCGGGCGTCTGGCTGCGGGCGACATTCTGGGCAAACCGCTGGCACCGCCGCCGCCCACAACGGCCATCGGGGCGCTGATCACCCACATCACGGGCGGCGCAGAGGCAAAGACCTTTCAGCCGATGAATGTGAATTTCGGCCTTTTCCCTCCTGTGGACGGCCTCAAATCAGGGCGGCGCGGCCGCAAGGACCGGTATCAGGCCTATACAGATCGCGCAAAAGGCGATTTTCAGGCTTGGCTGCAAAGTGCCGTACTGGACGCCGCCTAG
- the ctrA gene encoding response regulator transcription factor CtrA yields MRVLLVEDDPTTSKSIELMLTHANLNVYATDLGEEGIDLAKLYDYDLILLDLNLPDMNGHEVLRQIRLSRIETPILILSGADDTENKIKGFGFGADDYLTKPFHREELVARIHAIIRRSKGHSQSIINTGRIAANLDAKTVSADDKPVHLTGKEYQILELLSLRKGTTLTKEMFLNHLYGGMDEPELKIIDVFICKLRKKLSVATEGDNYIETVWGRGYVLRDPEPGQMQDRRIAIGA; encoded by the coding sequence ATGCGTGTGCTGTTGGTTGAAGATGATCCCACAACCTCGAAAAGTATCGAACTGATGCTGACCCATGCCAATCTAAATGTCTATGCCACCGATCTGGGCGAAGAAGGCATCGATCTGGCAAAACTTTATGATTACGATCTGATCCTGCTGGACCTGAACCTGCCGGATATGAACGGTCACGAAGTGTTGCGCCAGATCCGCCTGTCACGCATCGAAACCCCGATCCTGATCCTGTCGGGCGCCGATGATACCGAAAACAAGATAAAGGGGTTCGGGTTTGGCGCGGATGATTACCTGACCAAACCGTTTCACCGCGAAGAACTGGTGGCCCGCATCCATGCGATTATCCGCCGCTCCAAGGGGCATTCCCAATCGATCATCAATACCGGCCGCATCGCCGCCAATCTTGATGCCAAGACAGTCAGCGCCGATGACAAACCGGTGCATCTGACCGGCAAGGAATACCAGATTCTGGAACTGCTCAGCCTGCGTAAGGGCACGACCCTGACCAAGGAAATGTTTCTGAACCATCTTTATGGCGGCATGGACGAACCGGAACTGAAGATCATCGACGTTTTCATCTGCAAACTGCGCAAAAAGCTGAGTGTTGCGACAGAGGGCGACAACTATATCGAAACGGTATGGGGGCGGGGATACGTGCTGCGCGATCCTGAACCCGGACAGATGCAAGACCGCCGCATCGCGATCGGCGCGTAA
- the gluQRS gene encoding tRNA glutamyl-Q(34) synthetase GluQRS — MSFTTRFAPSPTGPLHLGHAYSACLAYDMAQVHQGRFLLRIEDTDTARARPEWEALIYDDLAWLGLDWEMPVLRQSDNLPRYDAALEVLESRGLLYPCSCSRADIRAALSAPQEGDPAPVAYPGTCRARPMSSRRASDALRLDVARALEVIKGAPLVFRETGAKHAGLHNVNTVHLTAQTGDIVIGRKDIGTVSYVFSAVVDDADQGITHVIRGEDLFETTFVQVLLQALLGLPTPVYHHHRLIRDTDGKRLAKRDDARAISKYRAEGIRPQDIRARVGL; from the coding sequence GTGAGTTTCACCACAAGATTTGCGCCCAGTCCAACCGGGCCGCTGCATCTGGGGCATGCCTATTCCGCGTGTCTGGCCTATGACATGGCGCAGGTCCATCAGGGGCGGTTTCTGTTGCGGATCGAAGATACAGATACAGCGCGCGCCCGCCCCGAATGGGAGGCGCTGATTTACGACGATCTGGCCTGGCTTGGCCTTGACTGGGAAATGCCGGTGTTGCGCCAGTCTGACAATCTGCCCCGCTATGATGCAGCGCTGGAGGTGCTGGAGTCACGCGGATTACTTTATCCGTGCTCTTGTTCGCGCGCCGATATCCGCGCCGCGCTGTCTGCTCCGCAAGAGGGCGATCCCGCACCGGTGGCCTACCCCGGCACTTGTCGGGCCCGCCCCATGTCCTCGCGCAGGGCAAGCGACGCGCTGCGCCTTGATGTGGCCCGCGCGCTCGAGGTGATCAAGGGCGCGCCCCTTGTCTTTCGGGAAACCGGTGCAAAACATGCTGGTCTGCATAATGTGAACACTGTTCACCTGACGGCGCAGACCGGCGATATCGTGATCGGGCGCAAGGATATCGGAACCGTATCTTATGTGTTTTCGGCGGTTGTGGATGATGCAGATCAGGGCATCACCCACGTGATCCGGGGCGAGGACCTTTTTGAGACCACGTTTGTGCAGGTCTTGCTTCAAGCCTTGCTGGGCTTGCCCACACCTGTCTATCACCATCACCGTCTGATCCGCGATACAGACGGAAAGCGCCTGGCCAAACGGGACGATGCGCGCGCCATTTCGAAATACCGCGCCGAAGGCATTCGCCCGCAGGATATTCGCGCCCGGGTCGGGCTGTGA
- a CDS encoding class I SAM-dependent DNA methyltransferase: MTDGFLSKAYSTREADGVRRLYDDWAATYEAEISENGYATPGRCAAALAQYVTDKAAPVLDFGCGTGLSGLALKLAGFETIDGVDVSPDMLDRAREKNIYRTLTAIDADDDLPAAPGQYNAIAAIGVIGASAAPASSIDDLMHALDPGGFFVLSLNDHALADRIYEAKLCEWIDCGAAHLLFRENGPHLPGINMNANVYVIEKA, translated from the coding sequence ATGACAGACGGTTTCTTAAGCAAGGCCTACAGCACCCGCGAAGCAGACGGTGTGCGCCGTCTATATGATGACTGGGCCGCAACTTACGAGGCTGAAATCAGCGAAAACGGCTATGCCACGCCGGGGCGTTGCGCTGCGGCACTGGCGCAATACGTCACCGACAAGGCGGCCCCTGTTCTGGATTTCGGGTGCGGAACCGGCCTGTCAGGGCTTGCGCTGAAACTGGCCGGGTTCGAAACGATTGATGGCGTCGATGTGTCCCCGGACATGCTGGACAGGGCGCGGGAAAAAAACATCTACCGCACGCTGACCGCCATAGACGCCGATGATGATCTGCCCGCTGCCCCTGGACAATACAATGCCATTGCAGCCATCGGGGTCATTGGCGCAAGCGCGGCCCCTGCCTCGTCGATTGATGATCTCATGCACGCCCTGGACCCGGGCGGCTTTTTCGTGCTGTCCCTGAACGATCACGCCCTTGCCGATCGGATATACGAAGCCAAGCTGTGCGAATGGATCGATTGCGGCGCCGCGCATCTTCTGTTCAGGGAAAACGGCCCGCATTTGCCCGGGATCAACATGAACGCAAACGTATACGTGATTGAAAAAGCGTGA
- a CDS encoding iron-sulfur cluster assembly scaffold protein, with protein MSGNTDLIKLYSGRILALAADIPHLDRLDAPDATVKRRAPLCGSTVTVDVRVQDGRVADFGQDVKACALGQAAASVVGGAIVGCTRAQIETARDQLSAMLKSGGPVPDAPFDGLAVLEPARDYKNRHASILLALEASVEAVSKAEQAHCA; from the coding sequence ATGAGCGGCAATACCGATCTGATCAAGCTGTATTCCGGGCGCATTCTGGCGCTTGCGGCAGATATTCCGCATCTGGATCGTCTGGACGCCCCTGACGCGACCGTTAAGCGGCGCGCGCCCCTGTGCGGATCAACCGTTACGGTCGATGTGCGGGTGCAGGACGGGCGCGTGGCTGATTTCGGACAGGATGTAAAGGCGTGCGCGCTGGGTCAGGCGGCGGCGTCTGTGGTGGGTGGTGCGATTGTCGGCTGTACCCGCGCCCAGATTGAAACGGCACGGGATCAGCTGAGCGCGATGCTGAAATCCGGTGGCCCGGTGCCAGATGCTCCGTTTGACGGGCTTGCGGTTCTGGAACCTGCACGGGATTACAAGAACCGCCACGCCTCCATCCTTTTGGCGCTTGAAGCAAGCGTCGAGGCAGTGAGCAAGGCAGAACAGGCCCACTGCGCCTGA
- a CDS encoding PaaI family thioesterase, which translates to MPVVMTKEDMEQFLNDVFPQVAGDFGVDHIGENQITMRLFANEKHLRPGGTVSGPAMFGLADVCVYMAIMAMIGPKALAVTTNASIDFMRKPVAGVDLVAQCRLLKLGRVLAVGEVLLFSEGMTDPVARASMTYSIPPKD; encoded by the coding sequence ATGCCCGTCGTCATGACAAAAGAAGATATGGAACAGTTTTTGAACGACGTGTTTCCGCAGGTGGCCGGTGATTTCGGAGTTGATCACATCGGCGAAAACCAGATCACCATGCGCCTGTTTGCCAATGAAAAACATCTGCGTCCCGGCGGAACGGTTTCTGGGCCTGCCATGTTCGGCCTTGCGGATGTCTGCGTTTACATGGCGATCATGGCGATGATCGGCCCCAAGGCGCTGGCCGTAACCACAAATGCATCGATCGATTTCATGCGCAAACCCGTTGCGGGTGTTGATCTGGTGGCACAGTGTCGTCTGCTGAAACTGGGGCGCGTTCTGGCCGTAGGCGAAGTGTTGTTGTTTTCCGAAGGCATGACAGACCCTGTGGCGCGCGCGTCAATGACATATTCGATCCCGCCAAAAGACTGA
- the ligA gene encoding NAD-dependent DNA ligase LigA produces the protein MTQDADISDLTEAEVRAELARLSTLLAAANQAYHGADDPEISDAEYDALKQRNAALEAAFPDLKRPDSPSDHIGAAPSEGFAKVAHTVRMLSLANAFEDDDIVDFDARVRKYLGLGETAPLPMTAEPKIDGLSLSLRYEQGKLVQAATRGDGAVGENVTENARTISDIPETLENAPDILEVRGEVYMSHADFSALNTRQAQTGGKQFANPRNAAAGSLRQLDARITRARPLQFFAYAWGQVSDPLGQTQMQALEKLASLGFATNPLTQLCDGPDAMMDHYRTIERQRATLGYDIDGVVYKVNDLALQARLGFRSTTPRWAIAHKFPAELAWTRLEAIDIQVGRTGALSPVARLAPVTVGGVVVSNATLHNEDYIAGRDAKGAPIRDGKDIRIGDWVQVYRAGDVIPKIADVDLEKRPETAQPYTFPTTCPECDSAAIREEGDAVRRCTGGLICPAQAVEKLKHFVSRGAFDIEGLGAKQVEQFYRDGWISEPADIFTLKNRFGSGMQQLKNREGWGEKSAENLFDAIDEKRKIPLGRLLFALGIRHMGEAASNTLARHYGSWDALVTALDSARDCQGPAWDDLIAIDGIGTVMATSLVTAFAQDRERQSIDRLVQHLDITDAARPDTDGSPVAGKTVVFTGTLEKMTRAEAKARAEAMGAKVSGSVSVKTDLVVAGPGAGSKAQKAADLGIETIDEDGWIALINGA, from the coding sequence GTGACGCAAGACGCAGATATTTCAGACCTGACAGAGGCCGAGGTCCGCGCAGAACTGGCGCGCCTGTCCACCCTGCTGGCTGCGGCCAATCAGGCCTATCACGGCGCGGACGACCCCGAAATATCCGACGCGGAATATGACGCGCTCAAACAGCGCAACGCCGCGCTTGAGGCTGCGTTTCCTGATCTGAAAAGACCAGACAGCCCGTCCGACCATATTGGCGCTGCGCCATCAGAAGGCTTTGCCAAGGTCGCGCATACGGTACGCATGCTGTCATTGGCCAATGCGTTCGAAGACGATGACATCGTCGATTTCGATGCCCGCGTCCGCAAATATCTGGGCCTTGGGGAAACCGCACCGCTGCCGATGACGGCAGAACCCAAGATCGATGGTCTGTCCCTGTCCCTGCGCTATGAACAGGGAAAACTGGTTCAGGCCGCCACGCGCGGCGATGGCGCGGTGGGCGAAAACGTCACCGAAAACGCCCGCACCATTTCTGACATTCCCGAAACGCTGGAAAATGCCCCGGACATCCTCGAGGTGCGCGGCGAAGTTTACATGTCCCACGCCGATTTCAGCGCGCTGAATACGCGGCAGGCACAAACCGGCGGCAAACAGTTTGCAAATCCGCGCAACGCCGCCGCCGGATCGCTGCGCCAGCTGGATGCGCGCATCACCCGTGCCCGTCCGCTGCAGTTTTTTGCCTATGCCTGGGGGCAGGTGTCTGATCCGTTGGGGCAAACCCAGATGCAGGCGCTGGAAAAGCTGGCCAGCCTTGGCTTTGCCACCAATCCCCTGACCCAGTTGTGCGACGGGCCGGACGCGATGATGGACCATTACCGCACCATCGAACGCCAGCGCGCGACGCTGGGTTATGATATCGATGGAGTGGTTTACAAGGTCAACGATCTGGCATTGCAGGCGCGCCTTGGCTTTCGCTCCACCACGCCACGCTGGGCCATTGCGCATAAATTTCCGGCCGAACTGGCCTGGACACGTCTGGAGGCGATCGACATTCAGGTCGGACGCACCGGCGCGCTTAGCCCGGTCGCGCGGCTGGCCCCGGTGACAGTGGGCGGGGTCGTTGTGTCAAACGCGACCCTGCATAACGAAGATTACATCGCCGGACGGGATGCAAAGGGCGCGCCGATCCGTGACGGCAAGGATATCCGCATCGGCGACTGGGTGCAGGTCTACCGCGCGGGCGATGTCATTCCCAAGATCGCCGATGTCGATCTGGAAAAGCGCCCCGAAACTGCGCAGCCTTACACCTTTCCCACCACATGCCCCGAATGCGACAGCGCCGCGATCCGAGAGGAAGGCGACGCCGTGCGCCGGTGCACCGGCGGTCTGATCTGCCCGGCACAGGCTGTTGAAAAGCTCAAACATTTTGTATCGCGCGGCGCTTTTGACATCGAAGGCTTGGGCGCCAAACAGGTAGAACAGTTTTACCGCGATGGCTGGATCAGCGAACCGGCGGATATTTTCACGCTGAAAAACCGGTTTGGCAGCGGCATGCAGCAGTTGAAGAACCGCGAAGGCTGGGGCGAAAAATCGGCAGAGAACCTGTTCGACGCGATCGACGAAAAACGAAAGATTCCGCTGGGCCGGTTGCTGTTTGCGCTGGGTATCCGGCACATGGGCGAAGCGGCATCAAATACACTGGCGCGCCATTACGGATCATGGGATGCGCTGGTTACGGCACTGGACAGCGCGCGTGACTGCCAAGGCCCGGCCTGGGACGATCTGATCGCGATCGACGGTATCGGCACGGTCATGGCGACATCGCTGGTCACCGCCTTTGCCCAAGACCGCGAACGCCAATCCATCGACCGACTGGTGCAGCACCTTGATATCACGGACGCCGCCAGACCGGACACAGATGGCAGCCCTGTGGCCGGTAAAACCGTGGTGTTCACCGGCACGCTGGAAAAAATGACCCGCGCCGAGGCCAAGGCCCGCGCCGAAGCGATGGGGGCCAAAGTATCCGGATCAGTCAGCGTCAAGACCGATCTGGTGGTCGCAGGGCCCGGCGCCGGATCAAAAGCGCAAAAGGCTGCTGATCTGGGCATCGAAACCATTGACGAAGACGGGTGGATTGCCCTGATCAACGGCGCATGA
- the hisI gene encoding phosphoribosyl-AMP cyclohydrolase codes for MTFDPATLSYNAAGLIPAIAQEETTGEVLMMAWMNAEAVQRTLDTGRVTYWSRSRSAFWIKGETSGHVQDLVDMRVDCDRDCLLLIIRQTGAACHTNRRSCFYTSVGTEGETELMAPMGQGPD; via the coding sequence ATGACATTCGACCCCGCCACGCTGAGCTATAATGCTGCCGGTCTGATACCCGCGATTGCGCAAGAGGAAACCACCGGCGAGGTGCTGATGATGGCATGGATGAACGCAGAGGCCGTGCAGCGCACACTGGACACCGGCCGCGTCACTTACTGGTCACGCTCGCGCAGCGCTTTCTGGATCAAGGGCGAAACCAGCGGGCATGTTCAGGATCTGGTAGACATGCGCGTGGATTGCGACCGCGATTGCCTGCTGCTGATCATACGCCAGACCGGTGCCGCCTGTCACACCAACAGGCGCAGTTGTTTTTACACATCTGTCGGCACAGAAGGTGAAACCGAACTGATGGCACCCATGGGGCAGGGGCCGGATTAA
- a CDS encoding enoyl-CoA hydratase → MAILERHDTNAIAHLKMNAPDRLNALSDEMLAALQHTLDDLRDDTSVRAVILSGAGKAFCAGHDLKQMTNGRQAEDGGKAYFKDLFDRCAAMMMSVRAVPQPVIAQVHGIATAAGCQLVASCDLAVAAEGTRFGVNGVNIGLFCSTPMVALSRNIPTKHAFEMLTTGEFIDADRAMALGLVNRVVPETELAAQTQALAETIAAKLATAVKIGKAAYYRQMEMPLAQAYAYTGGVMVENMMDKDTEEGIEAFLGKRPPNWKQ, encoded by the coding sequence ATGGCAATTCTGGAACGTCACGACACAAATGCGATTGCGCATCTGAAAATGAACGCACCCGACAGGCTGAACGCCCTGTCGGACGAAATGCTGGCTGCCTTGCAGCACACATTGGATGATCTGCGCGATGACACATCGGTGCGCGCGGTGATCCTGTCGGGCGCGGGCAAGGCGTTTTGCGCGGGCCATGATCTGAAGCAGATGACCAACGGGCGGCAGGCCGAAGATGGCGGTAAGGCCTATTTCAAGGATCTTTTCGACCGGTGTGCCGCGATGATGATGTCGGTGCGGGCTGTTCCCCAGCCGGTGATTGCGCAGGTGCACGGCATCGCCACGGCGGCCGGGTGCCAGTTGGTGGCGTCCTGCGATCTGGCCGTGGCCGCCGAGGGCACGCGATTTGGCGTGAACGGAGTGAATATCGGGCTGTTCTGCTCGACTCCGATGGTGGCGCTGTCGCGCAATATCCCAACGAAACACGCGTTCGAAATGCTGACCACCGGCGAGTTCATAGATGCCGATCGCGCGATGGCGCTGGGGTTGGTCAACCGCGTGGTGCCGGAAACAGAGCTGGCGGCGCAAACGCAGGCACTGGCGGAAACGATTGCCGCGAAACTGGCCACAGCCGTGAAAATCGGCAAAGCGGCCTATTACCGGCAAATGGAAATGCCGCTGGCGCAGGCCTATGCCTATACCGGGGGAGTCATGGTTGAAAACATGATGGACAAGGACACCGAAGAAGGAATTGAGGCATTTCTGGGGAAGCGACCGCCGAATTGGAAACAGTGA
- the recG gene encoding ATP-dependent DNA helicase RecG, whose protein sequence is MSGRPEILFPLFSGLETLEGIGPKTAQNLEHMGVTRPRDLLFTLPYAVIDRRRRDTIKGVDLPKTLTVAVTIGPHRKPANRSGAYRIQVEDAQTSFQLVYFHARGDYLQKLLPTGARRLVSGKVELFDGIAQMVHPDHIVDEADADEIPAQEPVYPLTSGVTQKTLFKATRATLARAPDLAEWIDPALKARENWPDWQAAITKAHSPERMDEHSPSDPARARLAYDEFFAHQVTLALARARERKTKGRVSVGTGTLQSSVLAALPYEPTGAQTRAVRDIAEDMATPLRMNRLLQGDVGSGKTLVAFLALLIAVESGGQGVMMAPTEILARQHLDGLRPLAESAGVVLEILTARDKGKERGAKLAALKQGKIQILVGTHAVFQKDVEFDDLRLAIVDEQHRFGVRQRLELGRKGLLADVLVMTATPIPRSLSLAQYGDMDVSVLDEKPPGRQPIKTALVSTERMDEVIARLQAAIAEGRQCYWVCPLVDESESVDLTAAEDRFKRLRAILGDAHVGLVHGQMPSADKDAAMARFQVGQTRVLVATTVIEVGVNVPNATIMVIERAETFGLAQLHQLRGRVGRGDAASTCLLLYQAPMTDSGRRRLEVLRETEDGFRIAETDLQMRGAGDLIGTAQSGMPKFRIADLETQTALMAVAQTDARALLVADPALGSDRGRATRTLLWLMEQDQAIRLISVG, encoded by the coding sequence ATGAGCGGGCGGCCGGAAATCCTGTTTCCGCTGTTTTCCGGTTTGGAAACACTGGAAGGCATTGGCCCGAAAACCGCCCAGAACTTGGAACATATGGGCGTGACACGGCCCCGTGATCTGTTGTTCACCTTGCCCTATGCCGTGATTGACCGGCGCCGCCGCGATACGATCAAGGGCGTCGATCTGCCCAAAACCCTGACGGTTGCCGTTACCATCGGTCCGCATCGCAAACCGGCGAACCGGTCGGGCGCCTACCGCATACAGGTGGAAGATGCGCAAACATCATTTCAACTGGTCTATTTCCACGCGCGCGGGGATTACCTGCAAAAGCTGTTGCCCACCGGCGCGCGCCGTCTGGTGTCGGGCAAGGTCGAGCTGTTTGATGGCATCGCGCAGATGGTGCACCCCGATCACATCGTGGACGAGGCCGACGCGGACGAGATCCCGGCGCAGGAACCGGTTTATCCGTTGACCTCCGGTGTGACGCAAAAAACCCTGTTCAAGGCCACCCGCGCCACGCTGGCCCGCGCCCCCGATCTGGCCGAATGGATCGATCCGGCGTTGAAAGCGCGCGAAAACTGGCCCGACTGGCAGGCCGCCATCACCAAGGCACACAGCCCCGAACGCATGGACGAGCATAGCCCGTCCGATCCCGCGCGGGCGCGATTGGCCTATGACGAATTCTTTGCGCATCAGGTCACGCTGGCGCTGGCGCGCGCGCGCGAACGCAAGACAAAGGGGCGCGTCAGTGTGGGCACCGGCACGCTGCAATCTTCTGTGCTGGCGGCATTGCCCTATGAACCGACGGGCGCACAAACCCGCGCGGTGCGCGACATTGCCGAAGACATGGCAACCCCGCTGCGGATGAACCGGTTGCTGCAGGGCGATGTCGGGTCGGGCAAAACGCTGGTGGCATTTCTGGCGCTGCTGATCGCGGTCGAATCCGGCGGGCAGGGCGTTATGATGGCCCCCACGGAAATTCTGGCGCGCCAGCATCTGGACGGGTTGCGCCCGCTGGCCGAAAGCGCCGGCGTCGTGCTGGAAATTCTGACCGCACGCGACAAAGGAAAGGAACGCGGCGCCAAACTGGCCGCACTGAAACAGGGCAAGATCCAGATATTGGTCGGAACCCATGCGGTGTTCCAGAAGGATGTCGAATTTGATGATCTGCGGTTGGCCATTGTGGATGAACAACACAGGTTCGGGGTAAGGCAACGCCTGGAACTGGGGCGCAAGGGCCTGCTGGCCGATGTGCTTGTGATGACAGCCACACCGATCCCGCGCAGCCTGTCGCTGGCGCAATATGGCGATATGGACGTGTCCGTGCTGGATGAAAAACCGCCCGGGCGCCAGCCGATAAAAACCGCGCTGGTCAGCACCGAACGCATGGACGAAGTGATTGCCCGTTTGCAGGCCGCGATTGCCGAAGGACGCCAGTGTTATTGGGTCTGTCCCTTGGTCGACGAAAGCGAATCTGTTGATCTCACAGCGGCCGAAGACCGCTTCAAGCGCCTGCGCGCTATTCTGGGGGATGCGCATGTCGGGCTGGTGCACGGGCAAATGCCTAGTGCCGACAAAGATGCCGCAATGGCGCGATTTCAGGTGGGCCAGACCAGGGTTCTGGTGGCGACAACCGTGATCGAAGTGGGGGTGAACGTGCCCAATGCCACAATCATGGTCATTGAACGGGCCGAAACCTTTGGGCTGGCGCAGTTGCACCAGTTGCGCGGACGGGTCGGACGGGGCGATGCCGCATCGACCTGTCTGCTGTTGTATCAGGCCCCGATGACGGACAGCGGACGCAGGCGGCTTGAGGTGTTGCGCGAAACCGAAGACGGGTTCCGGATCGCAGAAACCGATCTGCAAATGCGCGGCGCGGGGGATCTGATCGGAACCGCGCAAAGCGGCATGCCAAAGTTCCGGATCGCCGATCTGGAAACTCAAACCGCGCTGATGGCGGTGGCGCAAACAGACGCGCGCGCGCTGCTGGTTGCGGATCCGGCCCTTGGATCGGATCGCGGACGCGCCACCCGCACGCTGCTGTGGTTGATGGAACAGGATCAGGCTATTCGTTTGATATCAGTCGGTTAG